The genomic region TGTTATCTGATATCAGGTATACCTTTTTGTTCTTCACCGCGTTAACGTCTGACATTCCAGTTCTACCGCACATCTCATCATAAATCTTTTTTGCATCATCAGGCGTCTTAACAGAGCTCGATGTAAACTGCTTGATGATTACGTCAGGGTTGCTTTTAACGACCCATTCATTGTTCACTTTGGGAGATGATGTCATGTTATCTCCCGCGAGATTACGGCCGCCCGCGTACCTTACCTTAAAATCGCCAGACGAGTCTTTTCCGGCAGTAGAATACGCATAATAGGATTCCCAATATACCGCTGGCTTCTTAGCGTCTTCAAGGTTTTTCGTCCTGTTCTTTACCAGGCCAAGGTATTTATCGATGAATTGCGCGTATTCTTCCGCTTTATTATCTTTTCCCGTGATGACGCCTAACGCCCTCGCGTCTGAAGAAAGATTATCAAGCTTATAGCAGTCCAGGTAAACGATAGAAATATTGGCCTCTATAAGCTTATTTAAGCCTTGCTGGCTTTGGTCTGCATAGCATATCACGACGTCAGGGTTCAATGATATTATCTTCTCGATGTCGGGCGTCTGGAAGCTGCCAATATTGGTCACGTTCGCCGGCAGATTATTCATGAATATCCTATTTTTAGCCACGTAGTCTGTAACCCCTACGATATTGTCTTTGGCCCCGATGGCGACGAGCATCTCGGTGCATCCGGCGTTTGTCGAGATTATCCTCTCGGCGTGCTTTGGCAGGGTCACCTCGTTGCCCCTGGAGTCTATGAACTTTACTGGTTTTGCATTATCATGCCCGTTCACCGTGCTGACTTTTGACAGTTGCGTACAGCCTGCAACAATCGAAGTCATTAGTATCAGGATTAATGCTATGACTATCAACCTTTTAGCATACATGTATTTCACCTTCTAAAATCAGGGGTATACGAAGACCCGTCCCTTTGGGTAATCGATGTGCATGAACTCGTCGAGATATTCTTTGTATATTGCTTCAGGATCTATCTCTAGTCCTGGATGCAGCCATTTAGCATAGTATGCGATGCCCACGAGCTGGTCAGGACCCCAGGTCAATTCTGAATTAATTATATAGCTCCTGTTATTCTTGAACGCCGATATCTCGCTCCACCCAGGACGCTTTTTCATCTCATCAAGAGACTTAGCAGGCTCGCTCGTATTGTTCCATCCCCAGCCCGTAGAGCTCACGGTTCTCACGATCACTTCGGGGTTTTGTTTTACAACCCATTCGACTCCAATCTTAGGATATTCGTCGAGGCCTGATGCAATGTTATTGCCGCCGGCAATATCGCATACGCTTTGGCCTGTCGAACCTTTTCCATACGTCGAAAAAGATGTGCCCCATTCCATGAATATCGTGGGATTCTTTTCATCCGGGTGCGATGATAGATAATCTAATATTACTTTCTCGTATCTGGATTCCCATTCTATGTATTTTGTCGCATTTTTCTCCTCATCGAGCAAGTAAGCAAGCTTGGATATCTCCACATCAATCATATTCGGCCTGTAACAATCTAACCCTATCACGATGATGCCTGCAGGGGCTAGCTTATTCTGACAATCGGATACCCTTTGTGTGTTCGCCGACGTGATCACTATATCGGGCTTTAGCTCGATCAGCTTTTCATAGTTCGGCGCCGACCAGGTGCCTACGTCGGGAAGCGAGGCTAGTTCCGGGTAGTAGTGCATCGAGCTTGTCCGCGTATTAGTGTCCACTCCTACCAGCTTATCCGACTCGCCCAGGATCTTGACCACTTCCGTTCTATAATTACCCAGGGCTACAATCCTTTTTATAGGCCTATAGATTGTAATGGTTCTGTTTATAGAATCGGTTATCGTTTTCGGCTTACCATTCCAATATGTATAAACATATGTGGCATCACGTACATCATCGAGGCTGACGTTACCATTGCCAGACATGTATGAGATCACTGAGCCTTTGACCTCACTGGCGGTTAATTGGCCGTCACAATCGGCATCGCAAGGCAGCCCTGTCGCCGCTGAGGCCTGAGAGACCGCCATCGTTAAAAGTATCGCCGAAAAAACAATTATAAACGCTAAAAAGTGTTTCATAGCTATTTCCTACCTCCGTATAAAAGAGAGATACATGCCATTGCGAACACTCCTATCATTATTTCAAAACCAGGTGTTACAATATTGCTTTTTGACGCTCCTGCTGACGAGACCGAGCCATTCTGGTCACTTATTGTTCCAGCATAAATGATGTCGCCTTTATTATCGCTTAGCATGTCGACCCATGTGCCTTTAAGAGACACTTTCCCCGATGGCGGTCCTTTGATGATATATCTTATATCGCTTGTATTTATAGCGACAAATGCAATAGTGTTCCCTGAAACTTTATATTGGTCTTGGGGAAGGCTTGTACTTATGAATGTGTAGCCATTTGGCATTATTTCCTTTAAGCCTAAAAATGAAGGCATGCTATCGTTAATCTTTAACGTAATTTCAAATTCGTCATTTGATTTTCCTGTGTCAGAGACTGATCTAACGACCGAGACCACCCCTACAGCATAACTAAAAGGAGTGATTATCACAAGAATAACCACCCATAACAAGCAAAGGCATAATCCCACTTTAAAATGTTTATCCATTTTATCACCACGATCTTTATATAAATTTAGACTTCATGTGTATTAAATTTTTTATTATATGTAATACAAATTGCATATATAAATAATTTACGTAATAAAGAATATTAATTTAATATTTATTAAATTACGTTAAAAAATAAACGTATTTAGTCATTTTTGACCTAATCTTTGATGATATAGATATTATTCAATAATAAAATAAAACTTATAAAAGAATATATAAATATAAAAAAATACTCATGATTTTTGGATCATGAGGCACTTAAAAGTTCAGGCAGGCGTTGGATATATGAAGTATCCCTTATCAGAGCCCGGAAGGTATTTTTCCGAGTATTCACTCAATACCGCTTGCGGGTCAACGCCTTTATACAGGTCCGGGTGCAGGACCTTGGCCACGTACAGCATGCCTATCACCGCCCTTGGCCCGAAGGCGATGCTGCCTGACATAATGTACACTGAGTCGTTCTTGACTGCGTTTGTCTTATCCATGCCCGGCCTTGACTTTATGGCGCTCTGCACCTTCTTTAGGTCGTCTAAAGACGTAATGTTTGTCGACGTGACCATCTTGAATATATACGAAGGGTTATTCTTTATTATCCATTCAGAGTTTACCTTGGGGTATGCCGAGGCATACAGCGAGGCATTATAACTGGCGATGTTTACTCCGCCTGACATGCCAATCATCGTATCGCCGCCCGAAGTGTTGCCTACGGTCGAATAGTCACTATAGGATTCCCAGTATACCGCTGGCTTCTCGCCCGCGCTCAGCTTTGACGTGTTGCTTGTTACCATATTCTGGTATTTTTCGATGAAGCCCGCGTAGTCTTCCGCCTTCTTCGTGTTGCCCGTGATGATGCCAAGGGCACGGGCATCATGGGATAGCGTGTTCATCTTATAGCAGTCGAGGTATACCAGCGTCAGGTTGGCTGCCAGTATCTGGTCGATGTTTTTCGGCTTGCTCGCCCCGCCATAGCATATCACCACGTCAGGCTTAAGGGTCGTCATCATCTCAATATTCGGGGTCTGCCAGTTGCCTATGTTT from Methanocella conradii HZ254 harbors:
- a CDS encoding ABC transporter substrate-binding protein, which encodes MYAKRLIVIALILILMTSIVAGCTQLSKVSTVNGHDNAKPVKFIDSRGNEVTLPKHAERIISTNAGCTEMLVAIGAKDNIVGVTDYVAKNRIFMNNLPANVTNIGSFQTPDIEKIISLNPDVVICYADQSQQGLNKLIEANISIVYLDCYKLDNLSSDARALGVITGKDNKAEEYAQFIDKYLGLVKNRTKNLEDAKKPAVYWESYYAYSTAGKDSSGDFKVRYAGGRNLAGDNMTSSPKVNNEWVVKSNPDVIIKQFTSSSVKTPDDAKKIYDEMCGRTGMSDVNAVKNKKVYLISDNMNGGRNVISLLYIAKIIQPQLFSDIDPDKVHEEYARKFLPGANEGMFIYP
- a CDS encoding ABC transporter substrate-binding protein, whose amino-acid sequence is MAVSQASAATGLPCDADCDGQLTASEVKGSVISYMSGNGNVSLDDVRDATYVYTYWNGKPKTITDSINRTITIYRPIKRIVALGNYRTEVVKILGESDKLVGVDTNTRTSSMHYYPELASLPDVGTWSAPNYEKLIELKPDIVITSANTQRVSDCQNKLAPAGIIVIGLDCYRPNMIDVEISKLAYLLDEEKNATKYIEWESRYEKVILDYLSSHPDEKNPTIFMEWGTSFSTYGKGSTGQSVCDIAGGNNIASGLDEYPKIGVEWVVKQNPEVIVRTVSSTGWGWNNTSEPAKSLDEMKKRPGWSEISAFKNNRSYIINSELTWGPDQLVGIAYYAKWLHPGLEIDPEAIYKEYLDEFMHIDYPKGRVFVYP
- a CDS encoding ABC transporter substrate-binding protein; its protein translation is MFTVISSGCTQQASKGQENTGATTITFTDSNGNNVVLPKTAERIVSTNADCTEMLIAIGAADRIVGVTDTVAKTPILMAQLPKNVSNIGNWQTPNIEMMTTLKPDVVICYGGASKPKNIDQILAANLTLVYLDCYKMNTLSHDARALGIITGNTKKAEDYAGFIEKYQNMVTSNTSKLSAGEKPAVYWESYSDYSTVGNTSGGDTMIGMSGGVNIASYNASLYASAYPKVNSEWIIKNNPSYIFKMVTSTNITSLDDLKKVQSAIKSRPGMDKTNAVKNDSVYIMSGSIAFGPRAVIGMLYVAKVLHPDLYKGVDPQAVLSEYSEKYLPGSDKGYFIYPTPA